ACGCCACATCACAGCCTGTTATGTTGGGCCCAGTTTACTAAAGTACAAGTGAACAAACTAAAAAGTTTATTACGAAGTTTTTGGCAATAAACCAAATTTTAAGTAAATTCTGAGGAATGTTTTATTGTAGAAAATagcagtagtttgcaaaccatatAGGAGAATATGTTAAACTTAATTCTCATATTCAGTTAATGGTATTCACATTTAAGGAAGTATTTACTCAAAAGTCAGTTACACTACTACTATACTGCATGAattgtcatcatatttttcttGGATTCTACCAAAAATGGTGACatacaagcaaaacaaaaaaatgagCAAAAAAAACGAGCCAACCAAAAAAAACGATCCAGCCAAAAAACGATCCAGCCAAAAAAACGATCCAGCCAAAAAAACGATCCAGCCAAATAACGATCCAGCCAAATAACGATCCAGCCAAAAAAACGATCCAGCCAAAAACACGAGCCAGCCAAAAAAACGAGCCAGCCAAAAAAACGAGCCAGCCAAAAAAACGAGCCAGACAGAAAAACGAGCCAGACAGAAAAACGAGCCAGACAGAAAAACGAGCCAGACAGAAAAACGAGCCAGACAGAAAAACGAGCCAGACAGAAAAACGAGCCAGACAGAAAAACGAGCCAGACAGAAAAACGAGCCAGACAGAAAAACGAGCCAGACAgaaaaacgagccagacaaaaaaaacgagccagacaaaaaaaacgagccagacaaaaaaaacgagccagacaaaagaaacgagccagacaaaaaaaacgagccagacaaaaaaaaacgagccagacaaaaTCGAGCCAGACAAAATCGAGCCAGACAAAATCGAGCCAGACAAAAACTAGCCAGACAAAAACTAGCCAGACAAAATCGAGCCAGACAAACTCGAGCCAGACAAACTCGAGCCAGACAAACTCGAGCCAGACAAACTCGAGCCAGACAAACTCGAGCCAGACAAACTCGAGCCAGACAAACTCGAGCCAGACAAACTCGAGCCAGACAAACTCGAGCCAGACAAACTCGAGCCAGACAAACTCGAGCCAGACAAACTCGAGCCAGACAAACTCGAGCCAGACAAACTCGAGCCAGACAAAATCGAGCCAGACAAAATCGAGCCAGACAAACTCGAGCCAGACAAAATCGAGCCAGACAAAATCGAGCCAGAGCTAAACGAGACTGACCTAAACGAGCCAGACCTAAACGAGCCAGACCTAAACGAGCCAGACCTAAACGAGCCAGACCTAAACGAG
This portion of the Schistocerca nitens isolate TAMUIC-IGC-003100 chromosome 7, iqSchNite1.1, whole genome shotgun sequence genome encodes:
- the LOC126195704 gene encoding probable elastin-binding protein EbpS, whose product is MGFASQPSYTNAQPISLRSRSFIYADDRATAVQALNYKGIEEILAENLENLTNYYNKNQLKSNTKHLGEIYHRLCLDEDLLVRRMALSMFTGIAEEADVTFYASHLVPILETFLEDKTKSSQTKSSQTKSSQTKTSQTKTSQTKSSQTNSSQTNSSQTNSSQTNSSQTNSSQTNSSQTNSSQTNSSQTNSSQTNSSQTNSSQTNSSQTNSSQTNSSQTKSSQTKSSQTNSSQTKSSQTKSSQS